The DNA region TAGTCCATGCTGACCTTAAAATCCCACCTCGGTCTGGGAGAAGAGTTGTgggccactatgcccagcttctTCCACCACAGACAAAAACACACAGTATTTTCTTCCACCTAAAATGAAATTGTAGGAATATTTAAGATTCTCAAGAGAGGATGGATACATTTCAGCATTTCAGGTCCACCTAGCAGATTGCTAAGATAAAGGCAGACAGAACAAATGACCCACACAAGGCAAAGCCAGAGAGTCAAGCATAtcgttaaaaaaaaagtgttctgttagactgaaaaaaaaaggggggggatttGATGAGAGAATTTTGGTATCTATTTGTTGGGCATCAAGAGCCAGTGGCAGCTCTGTGCCTAGCACAGGTGGGGAAAACCGAAGCTCAGCTTTAAAACCGTCTTTTTCAGACTCTCATCTGAACTCAGATCACCAAGGGTTTGTAAAACTCAGGCGCGGGTTTAGTCAACCGGCTTTCCACTGCTGTAACAAACACCTGAGCTCACCTTGCAGAGAGAAGTTTATGCTCATACTCTTGAGTTTTGTTTCCTCTACTTTGGGCTGGTGTCTGTTACAGCAGCCCAGAGGGAGAGAAAACAATGACCAGGAATtgagagcagaggaaagaaaagactaGAGATAGGGTCCCCAGTGTCCTTCAAGGCCACATTCCCGGTGACCAACAGACTTTTCACTAAGTATACCTTTTAAAAGATTCCAGCAGTGCCGAGGGCTGCAGCCAGACCTTTGACACAGGACTCCTGAGGACACACAAAGCATAGTGTTCAGCCCCTGGTCCTCAAGATGTCAAGATGTTAACATGCAAACTATGTTCAGTGCATTGTCAAGAGTCCCCAGAGTCCTAATTGTATCAACACTGCTCAAAACCCTAAGTTCAGCAGGGTACCAGCATGGTACAGGGTGTCCAAGATGCAGACATCACCAAACAGTGAGGAAGCAGGGCAGATTTAGTGCACCCTAACCCTCCATTTCTCTAACTGGGATCCACTAGGCAGAATGTTGGCTCCAGGGGCAGACCTGTCTTTCGACTTTGCTAGATGCCATCACACAGGCTATTTGTGGGTAGGCCCCACATGATGCCTACAGCTCTTCCTGGCAGATTCTTTGTTGCCATCAGTAATTCCCCAAGGCCCCACTCTCGACTTGACTTCACCCTCATAGCTCCATGTGTCGCCCTGTCAGTGATCGCTTATGGGGCCTTTCATCCCACAGCACACTACCCGGTCTCTTTGACTTCCTTGCCTAATCCCATAACAGTCTACATGACTGTAAAACACATGTGTATGATGCCAAGGTCTGCCACCAGCCTAAGCAGTCCCCAGGGCACACGTGACTCACTGACCTGAGCCTAGCTGGTCAGCTGAACATGAGGAACCTAAGTGGTCATGGGTAAAACAGGTCACCAAAGGACTCTACTTTTCttcccagttttgttttgttttgttttgttttgtttgagacaaggtctcactatgtagccctggctgtcctggaactcagtatgtaaatCAGGCCGGTCTCAATGTCACAGAATCTACATATgtctgccccccaagtgctgggattaaagtttgcaccaccatgtctggccagGACTCTCTGCTTGAATCTCATGACTGAAAGAAATTTGTGTTTTTATGCCTTTGAACCATTGTGGGCCAGTTGGCTTTCTGGAAATAACACTCTATTAGTTTTTTGCTAACACTCTATGCGAGCTCCTTTTCTAGTGAAAATGCAGATTCTGGACCAGAATCATAGTTATGTTGTACAGAAGACATTCTAGAAGTTTTCTAACCAGTTTCTCCATACTTCTtccaatttcttcttttaaaccaATCCCAAAGGCTTCTCCTGCATTGCCAGATAAATAAGTATCAACAGCAAAGAACCCAGTATTCtctggcatttggtgttttgttagTCCAGCTCTCTGGTGCTGTAACAAATCCCTGAGATAATCAACTTATGAGCAGAAAAGATTcatttggggggctggggatttagctcagtggtagagcgcttacctaggaagcgcaaggccctgggttcagtccccagctccgaaaaaaagaaccaaaaaaaaaaaaaaagaaagaaaagaaaaaaaaaagaaaagattcattTGGGCTTACAGTTTGGAGGTTTCAGTCCATGACTAGTTGGGTCTGTTGCTTTGGACTACTGGTGGCATATCAGATTTGGGGTAGGTGGGGTAGTGAGCCCACTATCTCTTTTCAGGGGCACACACCCAGTGACCTGAAGCACCCTTGATAGCCTtaacctcctaaaggttccaacTCCCTCTCAAAGCTCACATCCTGGGGATCAGGCCTGTAACACAGGATGCTTTGGGGGATACTGTCGGCCTAGGAAGGGGCCTAAGAACCCCCATTCCTCAGTTGCCTACAGAGGATGTCAGTGAGTAGAAAAGGTTTCAGAATGTTTTATACCCAGGGACAGAATAAATTAGAGTGAGAGAGCCTGGACACTGGAGGCAGAATTACCTAGACGCCATCAAGCATATAACAGGTCTGAACTTGGGTAGCAGCTGTGAACAAAGCTGAGGGACTTCTGACCGTTACATTTTCTGGCTTGATATGGCTTGAACAGGATGAGGGGTATGGCCCATTATGAATGATTATGAGACCTTTAGGCTCTGGGAGTGTCTGCTGGGAGCGTGTACACACCCTAACTCTCTGTGTTCTAGTCATCCTGGGCAGTTCCCTGGTTTCCAAGCTGTCTATCCTGCTTTGTGCCTTGCTGGTGATTCTGCCTGAGATATTAATGCCATTGTCCTTCCACTGACTGAATGGCATCCATACAACTCTTGATCCCAAGTCGAGTGCTGTTACCAGAAATCGCTCCTGGTGCCTCTGTCCACAACCTGCTGCTGCTGGTCTGAGTTAGGCATCCTTTCTAAATGCTCCACCGACATCCTGTGAGGTCTCCTATTATAACATGATATGCTATGGTCCAGTCACTACCTCGGAGCTTCTGGAAAGGatttcattttgtatgttttggactctACTGTCCCCACATAGAAGAAACGTGACGATAACCTGATTGAACACTGAATGTTGAGAAAGACAGGAGACTATCTGCTATGAAACTAGTGGCATCCATTTCCTCGTTGCTAATGACATAGCAAAGCAGAAAGATGTTTGGACAGGGCCTTAACTACATTTGGTGTGAGGTAGTGTGAAGGAGCAAAATACCTTTGTGAAGAAGTCAGACAAGTGTTAAACAACTTAAAAGACAGCCCTACAATGCCTGGAGAGCTATTTGCATAGAGGTAATAGTTAAAGTCATGGCTGAGAGACAGGTAAATACCAAGATAAAGACAGGCAAAGCAAAGGTAGCACAAAGGGAGAGAGCAGCAGGGATGCAGATGCACAAAAAGGACATGGAGAGCTGATGCGAACAAAGCCACATGGAGAAAAACCCGGTCCTTCAGTTTTAAGGATCTCCTGCCATACCATTGTCAGGACAATGTCACAGTATCGGGGAGATGCATGGAGTCTTCAAGAGGAAAACCATAAAGGGAAGAGATCTGAGATGCCCTGCTCTAAACGTTAGGCTTCATATCCACGTCCCACGGGCCTGGACTCTACTCTTCCACTATTCAACTCTTCTCTTCtactcttccactcttccactcttcctcttttcctctcttccactcttccactcttcctctctcctactcttcctctctcctactcttcctctcttccactcttcttctcccctactcttcttctcttccactcttcctctctcctactcttccactcttccactcttcctctcttccactcttcctctcttccactcttcctcttttcctctcttccactcttccactcttcctctctcctactcttcctctctcctactcttcctctcttccactcttcctctcttcctctcttccactcttccactcttcctctcttcctctcttccactcttccactcttccactcttccactcttcctcttttcctctcttccactcttccactcttccactctcctactcttccactcttcctctcttccactcttcctctcttcctctcttccactcttccactcttccactcttccactcttcctcttttcctctcttccactcttccactcttccactctcctactcttccactcttcctctcttccactcttcctctcttcctctcttccactcttccactcttccactcttcctcttttcctctcttccactcttccactcttccactctcctactcttccactcttcctctctcctactcttccactcttccactcttcctcttttcctctcttccactcttccactcttcctctctcctactcttcctctcttccactcttcctctctcctactcttcctctcttccactcttcctcttttcctctcttccactcttccactcttccactcttccactcttcctcttttcctctcttccactcttccactcttcctctctcctactcttccactcttccactcttcctcttttcctctcttccactcttccactcttcctctctcctactcttcctctcttccactcttccactcTTCTACTCTTCCACTCTTCTATTCTTTTAGCCTGGGAGGATACTCCCATTCATAAAAAGAGGTGCTACTCCCATTCATGATAATAGAAGTGCACTTAAAGGTTGGTTGCAACTCTGTCAACCTTTGTTTTCTACACCacttcatagaatgaataatCTATCATGTCTCacaggtgcatgtgcacatgtccacagacagagaaacagaagcacagacacagacacacagttctCCACCTTTTCCTACCTGGCACTTTGTATGTGTCTTAAGAATTGCAATCCTCAGACAGGAAGGGAATTTTCTACTTTAAGTACGATTGAGAAAAGTATATTAAACAGAAAGAAGTATTCAAGTATAGTCTCACACCCTCAAATCACAGTAGGGCTTGACACCTACAGGACCTTCAGAAAGGATCACAGTAGGTGTCATGCTGCCCCTTGCATTGTGTTAACAGACTCCTCTTGGGGTTTCTACATTTACATCAGAGGATGATGTTTTGCCCCAAAATACTCAGAGCTTTTCAGAGCTGCATTCCTAACCAAACCACCCCCTCTGTTTCATCTGTAACAACGGCCCCAAG from Rattus norvegicus strain BN/NHsdMcwi chromosome 8, GRCr8, whole genome shotgun sequence includes:
- the LOC134480140 gene encoding uncharacterized protein LOC134480140, which codes for MHGVFKRKTIKGRDLRCPALNVRLHIHVPRAWTLLFHYSTLLFYSSTLPLFLFSSLPLFHSSSLLLFLSPTLPLFHSSSPLLFFSSTLPLSYSSTLPLFLSSTLPLFHSSSFPLFHSSTLPLSYSSSLLLFLSSTLPLFLSSTLPLFLSSSLPLFHSSTLPLFLFSSLPLFHSSTLLLFHSSSLPLFLSSSLPLFHSSTLPLFLFSSLPLFHSSTLLLFHSSSLPLFLSSSLPLFHSSTLPLFLSSTLPLFHSPTLPLFLSPTLPLFHSSSFPLFHSSTLPLSYSSSLPLFLSPTLPLFHSSSFPLFHSSTLPLFHSSSFPLFHSSTLPLSYSSTLPLFLFSSLPLFHSSSLLLFLSSTLPLFYSSTLLFF